Proteins encoded together in one Rubripirellula reticaptiva window:
- a CDS encoding hemin uptake protein HemP, protein MPESEKPDDPCKIEESSKTLDCSGRSDHSGQDPLFISSQEILRGRREVWIDHAGDVYRLRLTSSGKLYLSK, encoded by the coding sequence ATGCCTGAATCTGAAAAACCCGATGATCCGTGCAAAATCGAAGAGTCGAGCAAAACGCTCGACTGCAGTGGGCGGTCGGACCATTCTGGTCAGGATCCGTTGTTCATCTCCTCGCAAGAAATACTACGTGGTCGACGAGAGGTATGGATCGATCACGCAGGCGATGTTTACCGTTTGCGGCTGACTTCATCGGGAAAATTATACTTAAGTAAATAG
- a CDS encoding apolipoprotein acyltransferase has translation MNTESLFQRFHDRSGQSPEQPLDPDSLIGFFQAFRPDGRALVDLYDGLEVGEFDVTAALAQRLESLFKFAGDDRRPKGGRDAYFVVRNPRPLDPEQAEAWTQDWLSSVRDLAISVGDLELVESLDPTPAVRVLEGIPPKHPKKDDEKSGLLKAIQQNLPMLVEQLDVGPFPAVLRPAYYFIACDAILRDYLMWPLYASAAGLADPFEPYFQLWSHGVKYRIFEDGKIDVYLPRQN, from the coding sequence ATGAATACCGAGTCCCTTTTTCAACGATTTCACGACCGTTCCGGTCAATCGCCCGAACAGCCGCTGGATCCCGATTCCTTGATTGGTTTTTTTCAGGCGTTTCGTCCCGATGGGCGTGCGCTTGTTGATCTGTATGACGGCCTCGAAGTGGGCGAATTCGACGTCACTGCGGCTCTTGCCCAGCGTTTGGAATCGCTGTTCAAATTCGCTGGCGACGATCGACGGCCGAAGGGAGGACGTGACGCTTATTTTGTGGTCCGAAATCCACGGCCGCTGGATCCTGAGCAGGCGGAAGCTTGGACCCAGGACTGGCTCTCGAGTGTCCGAGATTTGGCGATTTCCGTCGGCGATTTAGAGCTCGTCGAATCGCTCGATCCAACTCCCGCGGTTCGAGTGCTCGAAGGCATACCGCCGAAGCATCCCAAAAAAGATGACGAAAAATCGGGGCTGCTGAAGGCCATCCAGCAGAATCTGCCGATGCTGGTGGAACAGCTTGACGTCGGTCCGTTCCCCGCTGTTTTGCGGCCCGCTTACTACTTCATCGCGTGTGATGCGATCCTTCGTGACTATTTGATGTGGCCGCTGTACGCCAGCGCGGCTGGTCTCGCGGATCCGTTCGAACCGTACTTCCAATTGTGGAGCCACGGTGTCAAGTATCGCATTTTTGAAGACGGCAAGATCGACGTTTATCTGCCACGTCAGAACTAG
- a CDS encoding TolC family protein, with protein sequence MKRPTLGLAQWAKILLCALVVVSPTGCQSYRNLPQTIGNNTDYVDSIMRQVDAGAPASDASVATVSHSVIEPMTLRTPDDFENAQYREISLAQAIESAVGNAQVLRDLGATVLRSPSQVVTTEALGLIQTDPQASIEAALSAYDAQLYAFGKWQNNDRRFNNRFFGGGSTAFKQDTHDYVAQLSKRTATGAQFAVRSVTDYDANNATGNLFNSAWQTQLQAEARQPLLQGGGLTFNRIAGPAAEPGVYHGILIAKVNNDITASKFRSQTRDFVSDVMNAYWDLYFAYRDLDAKRDALDRARQTWESFQAQKTSNRKSGAAEALAREQYYRFKSELQDAIAGKLTQRTQVDNSSSGGTFAGVGGVQAAERRLRLLIGLPISDGVLLRPSDEPNDAPLIFDWDSISAEAIQLRSELQQQRLTVKQREMELLAAKNFLMPSLDLVSIYRLRGLGKDLAGDGSAWNELGSLDYQEYEASLELRMPVGFRQGHLAVRNAQMQIAREKAILREQERQILHDLTAVVADVDRSFAQMQTNINRFLAASEAMDVLEANRKAGLPVNLEQLLDAQRRVSEAQSRYYSAIAEYTISTKNVQFEKGTLLESANLMIMELP encoded by the coding sequence ATGAAGCGACCAACACTCGGACTTGCCCAATGGGCAAAGATTCTGCTGTGCGCGCTCGTGGTTGTGTCGCCGACCGGATGCCAGTCCTATCGTAATCTGCCGCAGACGATCGGCAACAATACCGACTACGTTGATTCGATCATGCGACAAGTCGATGCGGGCGCGCCGGCGTCGGACGCATCGGTCGCGACAGTCTCGCATTCGGTAATCGAGCCGATGACCTTGCGGACGCCGGATGATTTTGAAAACGCACAGTACCGCGAGATATCGCTTGCTCAGGCGATCGAATCGGCGGTTGGTAACGCGCAGGTGTTACGAGACTTGGGTGCGACTGTGCTGCGCTCGCCAAGCCAAGTCGTCACGACCGAAGCCCTTGGTTTGATCCAGACTGATCCTCAAGCCAGCATCGAAGCGGCTTTATCGGCCTACGACGCCCAGCTCTATGCATTCGGAAAATGGCAAAACAACGACCGACGGTTCAATAACCGGTTTTTCGGTGGTGGCTCAACTGCGTTCAAGCAAGACACGCACGACTATGTGGCGCAGTTGTCAAAGCGAACCGCCACCGGCGCTCAGTTTGCGGTTCGCAGTGTGACCGACTATGACGCCAACAACGCGACCGGCAATCTTTTCAACAGTGCTTGGCAAACTCAGTTGCAAGCCGAAGCACGCCAGCCGTTGTTGCAAGGCGGTGGTTTGACGTTCAACCGGATTGCCGGTCCGGCGGCTGAGCCTGGTGTGTACCACGGCATCCTGATCGCAAAAGTCAATAATGATATCACTGCGTCGAAGTTCCGCAGTCAGACGCGTGACTTTGTCAGCGACGTGATGAACGCCTATTGGGACTTGTACTTTGCGTATCGTGATCTCGATGCGAAACGCGATGCGCTGGATCGGGCGCGGCAGACCTGGGAAAGTTTCCAGGCCCAGAAAACAAGCAATCGAAAATCAGGTGCCGCCGAAGCGCTGGCTCGCGAGCAGTACTATCGATTCAAGTCGGAGCTGCAGGATGCGATCGCGGGCAAGTTGACTCAGCGAACTCAGGTTGATAATTCCAGTTCGGGAGGCACGTTTGCGGGCGTCGGTGGCGTTCAAGCGGCCGAACGTCGGTTGCGATTGTTGATTGGGCTACCGATCAGTGACGGTGTCTTGCTTCGCCCATCGGACGAGCCCAACGATGCGCCGTTGATCTTTGATTGGGATTCCATTTCGGCCGAAGCGATTCAGCTTCGCAGTGAGTTACAGCAGCAGCGATTGACCGTCAAACAACGCGAGATGGAATTGTTGGCGGCCAAAAATTTCCTAATGCCCTCGCTCGATTTGGTGTCGATTTATCGACTGCGAGGACTCGGGAAAGACTTGGCGGGTGACGGCAGTGCGTGGAATGAACTCGGTTCGCTCGACTATCAGGAATACGAGGCCAGTTTGGAACTTCGAATGCCGGTTGGTTTCCGGCAAGGTCATTTGGCGGTCCGAAACGCGCAAATGCAGATCGCACGCGAGAAAGCAATTTTACGAGAACAGGAACGACAAATCCTGCACGACTTGACTGCGGTCGTCGCGGATGTTGATCGATCATTCGCTCAGATGCAGACGAACATAAATCGGTTTTTGGCCGCTAGCGAGGCAATGGACGTTCTGGAAGCCAACCGTAAAGCCGGGCTGCCCGTCAACTTGGAACAACTCCTCGATGCCCAGCGACGAGTCAGCGAAGCTCAGAGTCGTTATTATTCAGCGATTGCCGAATACACGATTTCAACCAAAAACGTGCAATTCGAGAAAGGCACGCTGCTGGAATCAGCCAACTTGATGATCATGGAATTGCCTTAG
- a CDS encoding efflux RND transporter periplasmic adaptor subunit — protein MVFFSLSTGTGSACADDLIQFENLVVTVIDSVEVPSAATGVISKLAVREGQSISAGDLIASTDDRESRVRAAIAKTQLEILQQAVDDCLATEQAEAELGAQRQTAKEHLVRQQIAQRMAKNSVRIEAAEKSAAVAKNELDRALRSRAEYAESISKSEIDGLRLVFEKSLLDTTQAKVEHDIDQLKADAEAETAEGHLWSIQQSKLALQQSRVNKIVDGLKLTLGDHQKELANLESQRHLIKSPLDGVVVEIHRKPGDWVVEGEPIARVIRLDRLRAEGYASADQIQDLRNRPMVELSIRIGSDEVITRTGEVVFVSPEIDPVNNEAKFWIEFDNPNRDVLPGMHLTASRSP, from the coding sequence ATGGTCTTCTTTTCCCTTTCCACAGGAACGGGTTCCGCTTGCGCCGATGATTTGATTCAATTCGAAAACCTTGTCGTGACGGTGATTGATTCGGTGGAAGTCCCTTCGGCCGCGACCGGTGTAATTTCGAAACTCGCGGTGCGAGAAGGCCAGTCGATTTCCGCAGGCGACTTGATTGCATCCACGGACGACCGCGAGTCTCGCGTTCGGGCGGCGATCGCCAAGACTCAATTGGAAATTCTCCAGCAAGCGGTCGATGATTGTCTTGCGACTGAACAAGCCGAAGCAGAGCTTGGTGCCCAACGGCAAACTGCCAAAGAACACTTAGTCCGTCAACAAATCGCGCAGCGAATGGCTAAGAACAGCGTTCGCATCGAGGCTGCGGAAAAGTCAGCAGCTGTCGCGAAGAACGAGCTCGACCGCGCACTGCGTTCTCGCGCCGAGTATGCAGAGAGCATTTCAAAGTCAGAAATTGATGGGCTGCGACTGGTATTCGAAAAATCTCTCCTGGATACCACTCAGGCTAAAGTTGAACATGACATTGACCAGTTGAAAGCCGATGCCGAAGCCGAGACCGCAGAAGGCCATCTATGGAGCATCCAGCAATCGAAGCTTGCCCTGCAACAATCACGCGTTAACAAAATCGTCGACGGGCTAAAACTGACTCTGGGTGATCATCAAAAAGAACTCGCAAATTTGGAAAGCCAACGACACCTCATCAAGTCGCCGCTTGACGGTGTTGTCGTTGAAATTCATCGCAAACCCGGTGATTGGGTCGTCGAAGGCGAACCGATCGCGCGAGTGATTCGCCTAGATCGACTAAGGGCCGAAGGTTACGCCAGCGCCGACCAGATTCAAGACCTGCGAAATCGCCCTATGGTCGAACTCTCCATTCGGATTGGAAGCGACGAAGTCATCACGCGGACTGGCGAGGTGGTTTTCGTCAGCCCCGAAATTGATCCCGTCAACAACGAAGCAAAATTCTGGATCGAGTTCGACAATCCGAATCGCGATGTGTTGCCCGGCATGCACTTAACCGCGAGCCGGTCGCCGTGA
- a CDS encoding amino acid permease, with product MSNRAADSLPAGPAKFGMFAGVFTPCTLTILGVIMFLRFGQVVGQSGIINAVLIVLAAKAITTLTTLSLSAIATNTRVKGGGAYYLISRSLGVEFGGAIGILFFSAQAISVAMYIIGFTEAFAETFPQWSGHFIAIASTVNLITFVCVYIGAGWTIKVQYFILAILVAALGSFYAGAIADFNPVYLQENLTSHYIGGENWFTMFALFFPAVTGIMAGANMSGDLANPSKSIPRGTLLAIAVTAIVYLSQAFLLGCARPADELINNTMVIRDLSIWPIAITAGVFAATLSSALGSMMGAPRILQAFARDEIFSSLSFFGAGSGLTNEPRRATVLTFAIAQICIVLGDLNAIAPIITMFFMITYGLLNLATFYEAITKNPSYRPTFRFSHWLTSLAGTIGCLGVMFLVNWKWATASILFIGGLHWFIRSREIEARWGDLQSGVIFERARKSLLRLETEAYHPKNWRPIIMALSGTGWTRSHIPIYGHWLTSGHGMMTLAHVISGDIEDHAELRDRYEKVLRNFIAKEQLEAFPAVTCNALLSDGIESLMQCSGIGGLRPNTVLLGWPRDESKAEAFGANIRLIARMNRSILTMRFLSHRGDEALAGSDDNSNVDEHWKIPAGTIDVWWRGMENGALMMLLAHLLNRNSGWRDNPIRLMRVVENEEAKEEVRKHLVELGASSRIKVIPEVVVSNRPASEVIAQASASAAIVLLGFQTPDEGKEMELYRRMEELAGDLPRLLFVDSAGGMALE from the coding sequence TTGTCGAATCGAGCCGCAGATTCATTGCCCGCAGGTCCTGCTAAGTTTGGCATGTTCGCGGGTGTGTTCACGCCCTGTACGCTGACGATCCTTGGCGTGATCATGTTCCTGAGGTTCGGCCAAGTGGTTGGCCAATCGGGGATCATCAACGCGGTGCTGATCGTTTTGGCGGCCAAAGCGATCACGACGTTAACCACGTTGTCGCTTTCGGCAATCGCCACCAATACGCGTGTCAAAGGCGGCGGCGCGTACTATCTGATCAGCCGCTCGTTGGGGGTTGAGTTTGGCGGCGCGATTGGGATTCTGTTTTTCTCGGCCCAAGCGATTTCGGTGGCGATGTACATCATCGGTTTCACCGAAGCGTTTGCCGAAACGTTCCCTCAGTGGTCTGGCCATTTCATTGCGATCGCAAGCACGGTTAACCTGATTACCTTCGTTTGCGTTTACATCGGCGCCGGATGGACGATCAAAGTCCAGTACTTCATTCTGGCGATTCTGGTCGCCGCGTTAGGTTCGTTTTACGCGGGCGCGATTGCTGATTTTAATCCTGTCTATCTGCAGGAAAACCTGACTTCGCATTACATCGGCGGTGAAAATTGGTTCACGATGTTTGCACTGTTTTTTCCCGCGGTGACCGGAATCATGGCGGGCGCCAACATGTCTGGCGATTTGGCTAATCCGTCCAAGTCGATCCCACGCGGCACGTTGTTGGCGATCGCCGTGACAGCGATTGTCTATCTTTCACAAGCTTTCTTGCTTGGATGTGCTCGTCCGGCTGATGAACTGATCAACAATACCATGGTGATTCGTGATCTGTCGATTTGGCCGATTGCGATCACGGCAGGTGTTTTTGCAGCCACGTTGTCGTCGGCGCTCGGCAGCATGATGGGGGCACCGCGAATCTTGCAAGCGTTCGCACGTGATGAAATCTTTAGCTCGCTAAGCTTTTTTGGAGCTGGCAGCGGGCTTACGAATGAACCGCGCCGAGCGACGGTGTTGACGTTTGCGATCGCGCAGATCTGCATCGTTCTTGGTGACTTGAACGCGATTGCGCCGATCATCACGATGTTCTTCATGATCACTTATGGTTTGTTGAACTTGGCAACGTTTTATGAAGCCATCACAAAGAACCCTAGTTATCGGCCGACGTTCAGGTTCAGCCACTGGCTGACGTCGCTAGCAGGAACGATCGGCTGTTTAGGCGTGATGTTCTTGGTCAATTGGAAGTGGGCCACCGCTTCGATTCTGTTCATTGGCGGATTGCACTGGTTTATCCGGTCGCGCGAAATCGAGGCCCGCTGGGGTGACCTGCAAAGTGGCGTGATCTTTGAACGTGCCCGTAAATCGTTGTTGCGTTTGGAAACCGAAGCCTATCATCCGAAAAACTGGCGTCCCATCATCATGGCGCTCAGCGGGACGGGTTGGACGCGCAGTCACATTCCCATTTATGGTCACTGGTTGACGTCGGGGCATGGCATGATGACGCTTGCTCATGTCATTTCGGGCGACATCGAAGATCATGCCGAGCTTCGAGACCGTTACGAAAAGGTGCTCCGCAACTTCATTGCCAAAGAACAACTCGAAGCCTTCCCGGCGGTGACTTGCAACGCGTTGCTGTCTGACGGCATCGAATCTCTAATGCAGTGTTCGGGGATCGGCGGCCTGCGCCCCAATACAGTCTTGCTGGGCTGGCCGCGCGATGAATCGAAAGCCGAAGCGTTTGGTGCGAATATTCGTTTGATCGCGCGGATGAACCGCAGCATCCTGACGATGCGTTTTCTTTCGCATCGTGGTGACGAAGCGTTAGCAGGATCGGACGACAACAGTAATGTCGACGAGCACTGGAAGATTCCTGCCGGCACGATTGACGTTTGGTGGCGTGGTATGGAAAACGGCGCTCTGATGATGTTGCTGGCACACCTTTTGAATCGTAATTCGGGATGGCGTGACAACCCGATTCGGTTGATGCGGGTTGTTGAAAACGAGGAGGCCAAAGAGGAAGTCCGCAAGCACTTGGTTGAACTTGGCGCGTCTTCGCGTATCAAAGTCATCCCCGAGGTCGTGGTGTCCAACCGGCCTGCATCCGAGGTGATCGCCCAGGCATCAGCATCTGCGGCGATCGTCTTGCTGGGTTTCCAGACTCCCGACGAAGGCAAAGAAATGGAGCTTTACCGGCGAATGGAAGAACTCGCCGGTGACTTGCCGCGTCTGTTGTTCGTCGACAGTGCCGGTGGGATGGCACTTGAATAG
- a CDS encoding efflux RND transporter periplasmic adaptor subunit, with protein MTDRQRTVDDRLSGDKFWDECQRLIDRIEQLAKQTTGREHRPSGEASETSNRLYQRIASDLLTTIGAGAVRIRTCHSGVWINLANQGLALLHHTEDTAVTSDTSESVIASAPLADNDTLEIEVRFGDPLPLARRAPVEQLLTVLVDLAAPIELRNSVELLRSRLNQQSNRDRFIADLHRGNSLSETLAAIAAASAEAVSIDRVSLMRYREGRYQLSASSASHSVDRRADHVRSLQQLAKRCLSDSSRFAFAIGDGPPKNTSTADEVLRYIDEAGCREVHFETIIDPESKKTVAAVVLERFQYPLDAPEHLCDAWNPVRIPVASAVRAAIDRQASLLPSAIRHLISTDGRRTRIASAVAVLTLALLAWIPVQFAIPAEGKITAVNQSRIYSPAEAVVSDVLVSDGDAVTAGQPLVILRSPDLELRYQSLMAAMETAKAKLASLSARRGVTRDSQISADEQVLEAEIAGLDRQIAAINWQLEGLTLTSPIDGTVDQWDVTGMLASRPVSHGQYLVSVVSKTDGWNAELEIADQSIGYVLESQSRRPTPCSLKLRSSPTIVLHGQVDRVANVADMNMAGQSVVKVHVPIEIDADASMRQGATVVAKLHCGRRAAGFVYLRSLIQWYRQVSWF; from the coding sequence ATGACCGACCGCCAACGCACCGTCGACGATCGACTATCGGGCGACAAGTTTTGGGATGAATGTCAGCGGTTGATCGACCGAATCGAACAACTCGCTAAGCAAACCACAGGTCGAGAACATCGACCTAGCGGCGAAGCCAGCGAAACGAGCAACCGGCTCTATCAGCGAATCGCGTCAGACTTGTTAACGACCATCGGTGCTGGTGCGGTTCGGATTCGCACTTGCCATAGTGGCGTTTGGATCAATCTGGCCAATCAGGGCCTCGCACTATTGCATCACACCGAAGATACTGCAGTGACGAGTGATACCTCGGAATCGGTCATCGCTTCGGCGCCGCTTGCCGACAACGACACGCTCGAAATCGAAGTCCGATTCGGTGATCCGCTTCCACTGGCCCGCCGAGCCCCCGTCGAGCAATTGCTGACGGTGCTGGTGGATCTGGCGGCACCGATCGAATTACGAAACAGTGTCGAGTTGCTGAGGTCGCGTCTGAACCAACAGTCCAACCGAGATCGCTTCATCGCCGATCTGCACCGCGGCAATAGTTTGTCTGAAACATTAGCAGCAATCGCCGCTGCTTCGGCCGAGGCGGTCTCGATCGATCGAGTCAGCCTGATGCGATACCGCGAAGGTCGTTATCAATTGAGCGCCTCGTCCGCGTCCCATTCGGTCGACCGACGTGCCGACCACGTTCGATCACTGCAACAATTGGCCAAACGTTGCTTGTCCGACTCATCACGATTCGCGTTTGCTATCGGCGATGGACCGCCCAAGAACACGTCGACCGCCGACGAGGTGCTACGTTACATCGACGAAGCTGGATGCCGCGAAGTCCACTTCGAAACCATCATCGATCCGGAATCAAAAAAAACCGTTGCCGCTGTCGTCCTTGAACGATTCCAGTATCCACTCGATGCACCCGAGCATCTTTGCGACGCTTGGAATCCTGTCCGCATCCCAGTCGCCTCGGCCGTCCGTGCCGCAATCGATCGCCAAGCCTCACTGCTGCCGTCTGCAATCCGTCATCTAATATCGACCGATGGCCGGCGCACGCGAATCGCATCGGCCGTTGCAGTCCTAACGCTTGCACTACTTGCTTGGATTCCAGTCCAATTTGCCATTCCCGCCGAAGGCAAAATAACCGCGGTGAATCAGTCACGCATTTATTCGCCTGCGGAAGCCGTCGTGTCCGACGTCTTAGTATCCGACGGAGACGCGGTCACAGCGGGCCAACCGCTCGTGATTTTGCGCAGCCCTGACCTTGAATTGCGATACCAATCACTCATGGCCGCGATGGAAACCGCCAAGGCAAAGCTAGCGTCGCTGTCGGCCCGTCGCGGCGTCACACGAGATTCGCAGATCTCAGCCGACGAACAAGTCCTGGAGGCTGAAATTGCTGGACTAGACCGCCAAATTGCCGCCATTAACTGGCAACTTGAAGGACTGACGTTGACCAGCCCCATCGACGGAACGGTCGACCAATGGGACGTGACTGGCATGTTGGCGTCCCGGCCCGTTTCGCACGGCCAGTATCTCGTCAGCGTAGTATCGAAGACTGACGGCTGGAATGCAGAACTTGAGATTGCCGACCAATCGATTGGTTACGTGCTCGAATCGCAGTCGCGGCGCCCGACGCCTTGCTCATTGAAACTGCGTTCAAGTCCAACGATCGTGTTGCATGGCCAAGTTGACCGAGTCGCGAACGTGGCCGACATGAACATGGCCGGCCAATCGGTCGTCAAGGTTCACGTCCCGATCGAAATCGACGCCGATGCTTCGATGCGACAAGGAGCAACCGTGGTCGCGAAATTGCATTGCGGTCGACGTGCAGCCGGCTTCGTTTATTTGCGAAGTCTGATCCAGTGGTATCGTCAAGTGAGTTGGTTTTAA
- a CDS encoding energy transducer TonB, with amino-acid sequence MKSFVRSTLISVAVHASVMGAICALPISVVNRFKTSGHQNAVSIEISIASATSTESVAMTMVSLAAEPIAIRQPTPVEAIDRDLKSLVDKSPVDPTNVADRSLPEWDECQSEREPIISRTSIAVVDMPTIEFTAEPRPRRSVARQSKPPSVDLSPLEQVVGLAEKIAVDFSFSPPPEYPVEAVRDGLEGTVMLRLKIDSVGRVAEVKVVESSGHTTLDRAAVAAVSQWHGQPARRFGRATESVEVLPIRFRL; translated from the coding sequence TTGAAATCGTTTGTCCGTTCGACTCTGATCTCCGTTGCCGTTCATGCGAGCGTGATGGGGGCGATCTGCGCGTTACCGATTTCAGTGGTCAATCGATTCAAAACCTCTGGTCACCAGAATGCTGTTTCGATCGAGATCAGCATCGCCAGTGCAACGTCGACCGAGTCGGTTGCGATGACGATGGTCAGCTTAGCGGCTGAACCGATTGCGATTCGTCAGCCGACGCCCGTCGAAGCGATCGATCGGGACTTGAAATCTCTGGTCGACAAATCGCCCGTCGATCCGACTAATGTCGCCGACCGATCACTGCCCGAGTGGGATGAATGTCAATCTGAACGCGAACCGATAATTTCGCGAACGTCGATTGCGGTCGTGGACATGCCAACGATTGAGTTCACTGCCGAGCCAAGGCCGAGGCGATCGGTCGCCCGCCAATCCAAACCGCCATCGGTCGATCTATCGCCACTTGAGCAAGTGGTCGGGCTCGCGGAAAAAATCGCGGTGGACTTTTCATTCAGTCCACCACCGGAGTATCCGGTCGAAGCTGTGCGTGACGGTTTGGAGGGAACGGTCATGCTGCGATTAAAAATCGACTCGGTCGGGCGCGTTGCCGAAGTTAAAGTTGTCGAATCCAGCGGCCACACGACTCTTGATCGCGCAGCCGTCGCGGCAGTGAGTCAATGGCACGGACAACCTGCGCGGCGTTTCGGGCGAGCAACTGAGTCGGTGGAAGTACTGCCGATTCGATTTCGGTTATAG